One genomic window of Candidatus Kuenenia stuttgartiensis includes the following:
- a CDS encoding IS1380-like element ISCku8 family transposase, giving the protein MKNIAKKYSKRQPKIKAEMSGKGLTVHAGLLPVLNFMGKLMFRERVHEAVHKDRGANARYQFVDAVQMVVIGLIAGATSMVEVMKVCTDEVLKKMSGWKEVPVDTTIGRIMKLASQGDIVELTGVIHRFRGKIWKRAVRSGHKLRSALCEVWIDVDSTVDGVYGKQEGAEVGYNPHKKGQKAYHPLMAFIAETKEVLHSWFRCGSAYTSNGVVEFMKECMAYMNKGVRVVFRGDSGFFTGELLEYLESILAGYLIKVKLKNLEGLLEGQKWNEVKGEPGWEQAEFWYRCAGWDRARRFVAVRQLVKREKKLVEVSVYEYFCYVTTERLSPMEAHRCYGKRATCETLIEESKGQMNAGHIRTGEFLANAALFQCAVLAYNLLKWMGLLSGGVIQQWEVKTMRLWLIRVAGKLVERSRQMTLKLPEKFLHQEEWEKWERMSLDVVFQ; this is encoded by the coding sequence ATGAAGAATATAGCAAAAAAATACAGCAAAAGACAACCGAAAATCAAGGCAGAGATGAGCGGGAAAGGCTTAACGGTACATGCAGGGCTTTTACCGGTATTGAATTTTATGGGTAAGCTGATGTTCCGGGAGAGAGTCCATGAAGCGGTCCATAAGGATCGTGGAGCAAATGCCCGGTATCAGTTTGTCGATGCGGTACAAATGGTAGTGATAGGGTTGATAGCAGGGGCGACATCGATGGTAGAGGTGATGAAGGTGTGTACAGATGAGGTATTGAAGAAGATGTCCGGGTGGAAAGAGGTACCTGTAGATACTACGATAGGACGTATTATGAAGCTGGCGAGTCAGGGAGATATAGTGGAACTGACGGGGGTGATCCACCGGTTTAGGGGAAAGATATGGAAGCGTGCGGTGAGATCAGGCCATAAACTCAGGAGTGCTCTTTGCGAAGTATGGATAGATGTTGATTCTACCGTAGATGGTGTATATGGGAAACAGGAGGGTGCAGAGGTAGGATATAATCCGCACAAGAAGGGGCAGAAGGCGTATCATCCCTTAATGGCATTTATTGCAGAAACAAAGGAGGTATTACATAGTTGGTTCCGCTGTGGAAGCGCCTACACGAGTAACGGAGTAGTAGAGTTCATGAAGGAATGTATGGCGTACATGAATAAGGGGGTAAGGGTGGTATTTCGGGGAGACAGCGGTTTTTTTACCGGAGAATTACTTGAATACCTTGAGTCAATATTGGCGGGATATCTGATTAAGGTAAAGCTGAAGAATCTGGAAGGATTGCTTGAAGGGCAGAAATGGAATGAGGTGAAAGGGGAGCCAGGATGGGAACAGGCTGAATTTTGGTATCGATGTGCAGGGTGGGATCGTGCGAGACGTTTTGTGGCAGTGCGGCAATTGGTCAAAAGAGAAAAGAAATTAGTAGAAGTGTCCGTGTATGAGTATTTTTGTTACGTTACAACGGAGCGGTTAAGTCCGATGGAAGCGCATCGTTGTTATGGAAAGAGGGCTACCTGCGAGACTTTGATAGAAGAGAGTAAAGGACAGATGAATGCGGGGCACATACGTACGGGTGAATTTTTGGCCAATGCTGCGCTATTTCAGTGTGCGGTGTTAGCGTATAATCTTTTGAAGTGGATGGGATTGCTCAGTGGTGGAGTGATACAACAGTGGGAAGTAAAGACGATGAGACTGTGGTTAATCCGTGTGGCAGGGAAACTGGTGGAGAGAAGCCGGCAGATGACATTAAAATTGCCGGAGAAATTTCTCCATCAGGAGGAATGGGAAAAGTGGGAACGCATGTCACTGGATGTAGTTTTTCAGTAG
- a CDS encoding SUMF1/EgtB/PvdO family nonheme iron enzyme encodes MNATIKMCPKCNELYQNNEKFCGKDGTVLSDTNGKLVCPVCKKEGSGNEKFCVEHGEKLIPIERLSAGKDPADLERNMSLAAKYYQEGNTHCDNESYDLALKSYLKAEEVYPDLPGLHYNMGWLYSKLGDVDSAVDHLQKYIILAPDSKDITEVRSYIALLKQAHQKKIEVIEKYKSRDEAMEKALEIQNKKHDTVLIPAGKFSMGTNEARDVSQPEHVVYLDAYEIDRYEITNAQYWEFVKYIEETNDHSKCFKDEPIGKDHKPRYWEDEYYNVPDYPVARVDWYDAYAYAAWKGKRLPTEAEWEKAARGLDVRAFPWGNEWDHTRCNLSGEPMPVGSVESGKSMYGCYDMSGSVFEWCNDWFSSTYYQYSPSINPTGPEKGERKLIRGGSRFSRPFQVRVTERKSERPDLFNMAIGFRCAKDVEVKE; translated from the coding sequence TTGAATGCAACTATTAAAATGTGCCCGAAATGCAATGAACTTTACCAAAACAACGAAAAGTTTTGCGGGAAAGACGGGACCGTATTGTCAGATACTAACGGCAAGTTAGTATGTCCTGTTTGTAAAAAAGAGGGCTCTGGCAATGAAAAATTTTGTGTTGAACATGGAGAAAAGTTAATACCCATAGAAAGACTCTCTGCGGGAAAAGACCCCGCTGATTTAGAGCGTAACATGTCTCTCGCTGCTAAATATTATCAGGAAGGAAATACGCATTGTGACAACGAATCGTATGATTTAGCTTTAAAATCTTATCTGAAAGCGGAAGAAGTTTATCCCGATCTTCCCGGGCTGCATTATAATATGGGGTGGCTCTATAGTAAACTAGGAGATGTGGACAGTGCCGTTGACCACTTGCAAAAATATATCATTCTCGCTCCTGACAGTAAAGACATTACTGAAGTACGGAGTTACATCGCATTATTAAAACAAGCTCACCAGAAAAAAATTGAAGTTATTGAAAAGTACAAATCGCGAGACGAGGCAATGGAAAAGGCGCTTGAAATTCAAAACAAAAAACATGATACCGTTTTGATACCGGCTGGCAAATTCAGTATGGGGACAAATGAAGCACGCGATGTTTCTCAACCTGAGCATGTCGTATATTTGGATGCGTATGAAATAGATCGTTACGAAATTACAAATGCACAATACTGGGAATTTGTAAAATACATAGAAGAGACAAATGACCATAGCAAATGTTTCAAGGATGAACCAATCGGTAAAGACCACAAACCCAGATATTGGGAAGATGAATATTACAATGTGCCGGATTACCCGGTGGCAAGAGTTGATTGGTATGATGCTTATGCCTATGCCGCGTGGAAGGGGAAGAGACTGCCCACTGAAGCTGAATGGGAAAAGGCTGCGAGGGGATTGGATGTAAGGGCATTCCCATGGGGTAATGAATGGGATCACACAAGATGCAACCTGAGCGGAGAACCCATGCCTGTTGGAAGCGTTGAATCCGGCAAAAGCATGTATGGTTGCTATGACATGAGCGGAAGCGTATTCGAATGGTGTAATGATTGGTTTTCTAGCACGTATTATCAATATTCTCCTTCAATTAATCCGACAGGCCCGGAAAAAGGTGAGCGGAAACTTATTCGTGGTGGCTCACGATTTTCAAGACCTTTTCAAGTCCGTGTTACAGAAAGAAAATCAGAACGGCCTGATTTATTCAATATGGCAATAGGATTTAGATGTGCAAAAGACGTCGAGGTTAAAGAGTAA
- the speB gene encoding agmatinase — MLKKLRDSVLSSVQFGAFCYNFKSELEAYNKSKVILFGVPYDGTVSYQSGTKKGPNAILDASVNIEPYDDELGNIFKIGIFTVGNLNIEEFYTNEKKVMEEIFTCSRKVIDDNKFLVTLGGEHSISQGAIKAYKNKYKKLSVLQLDAHLDLLNEFGGSKYNHASVMRRVVEDIGCRVTSFGVRVTSQEELEFVKKNKKSVSVFYARNIYNNDLWHDEALKTLEENVYITLDVDGLDISIMPATGTPVPGGIGWYQTIDFLRKVYEKKNVVGFDIVELKPNIGNEAPNFLAANLVYKNIGFYKKYSRQ; from the coding sequence ATGTTAAAAAAATTAAGAGATTCTGTTTTGTCTTCTGTTCAATTTGGCGCGTTTTGCTACAATTTCAAATCTGAACTTGAAGCATACAATAAATCAAAAGTTATTCTATTTGGGGTGCCCTACGATGGAACCGTTTCATATCAATCCGGCACAAAAAAAGGACCAAATGCTATATTAGATGCATCTGTTAATATCGAACCATACGATGATGAATTGGGAAATATTTTTAAAATCGGAATCTTTACGGTAGGCAATTTAAATATTGAAGAATTTTACACCAATGAAAAAAAAGTTATGGAAGAAATATTTACTTGCAGTAGAAAGGTGATAGATGATAATAAGTTTTTGGTGACCTTGGGTGGTGAGCATTCAATATCCCAAGGTGCGATAAAAGCATATAAAAATAAATATAAAAAATTATCTGTACTTCAGTTAGATGCTCATTTAGATTTATTAAATGAGTTTGGCGGCAGCAAATATAATCATGCGAGTGTAATGAGAAGAGTTGTTGAAGATATAGGCTGCAGAGTAACAAGTTTTGGTGTCAGGGTAACTTCTCAGGAAGAATTGGAATTTGTGAAAAAAAATAAAAAATCTGTGTCGGTATTTTATGCCAGGAATATTTACAACAATGATTTATGGCATGATGAAGCATTGAAAACTTTAGAAGAAAATGTCTATATAACTTTAGATGTTGATGGTTTAGATATTTCTATAATGCCTGCTACCGGTACACCCGTTCCAGGGGGGATTGGGTGGTATCAGACAATAGATTTTTTGAGGAAAGTTTATGAGAAGAAAAATGTTGTTGGATTCGATATTGTAGAGTTAAAACCAAACATAGGGAATGAAGCTCCAAATTTTTTAGCAGCGAATCTTGTTTACAAAAATATTGGTTTTTACAAAAAATATTCCAGACAATAA
- a CDS encoding valine--tRNA ligase, whose protein sequence is MILLYKANAKKSSLLLKQRQLFNIFATTMENDLPSHYSPKEVEYKWYRFWEESGFFHSEPSSSKKPYTIVIPPPNVTGVLHVGHALNNIIQDILIRWKRMQGFNVLWMPGTDHAGIATQNVVERELSSKNIKRQDIGRERFIEEVWKWKQQYGSTIIQQLKKLGSSCDWQRERFTMDEGLSDAVKETFVRLYRKGLIYKGKYMINWCPRCRTALADDEVEHEEHEGHLWHIKYSFKENPQQHIVVATTRPETMLGDVAVAVNPKDDRYKDFIGKTLLLPILGRELPVVADDFVSPSFGTGAVKVTPAHDPNDFAIGMRHALPSIVVMDEDGTMNINAGDYNGQDRFECRTALVEDLKLRKHIDRIIPHKHSVGHCYRCQTVIEPYFSNQWFVKMRPLADAAIQASLNKSVTFYPERWEKVYLSWLDNVRDWCISRQIWWGHRIPAWYCYDCGAISVSTGDINQCTKCSSPRLKQDEDVLDTWFSSALWPFSTLGWPKETPELAYYYPTSTLVTDRGIIYFWVARMVMMGIEMVKQVPFSHVYIHGTILDEQGRKMSKSLGNGIDPLLMIDRYGADAVRFSIIILTTEGQDVKLSESKFEMGRNFTNKLWNAARFIFMNLSEENPEEITYDITTLPFEDKWIHSRLNTTIEECTASLDQYKFNDAAMKMYDFTWHTFCDWYLEIVKHRLNNANNRIDKKNAQTTLAIIFGKTLHLLHPFIPFITEELWNNLTRIAQHNKIALQIGGTGSSLVTSRCPIFSKQFADDTSEHIMPVLQDIIRAIRNIRSKMDIKDKQRLKAVISYPRDFVYGLHEHTNMLKRMANLEELDMGIELQKPSHSASEVIGNLQVFVLLAGILDPLAEKDRQLKHLKQLENHLTIIRRKLNNENFVAKAPPQIVETERKKEDDLQVQIEKVKHILLNIG, encoded by the coding sequence TTGATCCTGCTTTATAAGGCAAATGCGAAAAAATCCTCACTGCTTTTAAAACAAAGACAACTATTCAATATTTTTGCTACAACTATGGAAAACGATTTACCATCACACTACAGTCCAAAAGAAGTTGAATATAAATGGTACCGCTTTTGGGAAGAAAGCGGTTTTTTCCACAGTGAACCATCGTCTTCAAAAAAACCCTACACTATTGTTATCCCCCCCCCGAATGTCACTGGCGTCCTTCACGTGGGCCATGCTCTCAATAATATAATTCAGGATATTTTAATCCGATGGAAAAGAATGCAGGGCTTTAATGTGCTTTGGATGCCGGGAACAGACCACGCGGGAATTGCAACACAAAATGTAGTTGAACGGGAGCTTTCTTCAAAAAATATTAAACGACAGGATATAGGACGTGAACGTTTTATAGAAGAGGTCTGGAAGTGGAAACAGCAATATGGCTCTACTATCATTCAACAATTAAAAAAACTAGGGAGTTCCTGTGACTGGCAGAGAGAGCGGTTTACCATGGATGAAGGCCTTTCCGATGCAGTAAAAGAAACATTTGTAAGACTTTACCGCAAGGGGCTGATTTATAAAGGCAAGTACATGATAAATTGGTGCCCAAGATGCCGCACTGCCCTGGCCGATGATGAAGTTGAACATGAAGAACACGAAGGACATCTATGGCATATAAAATATTCTTTTAAAGAAAATCCACAACAACATATCGTTGTGGCAACAACAAGGCCAGAAACCATGCTTGGCGACGTTGCCGTGGCTGTCAATCCAAAGGATGACCGCTACAAAGATTTTATAGGCAAAACCCTCCTGCTGCCTATATTGGGCAGGGAACTGCCAGTGGTGGCAGACGACTTTGTTAGTCCTTCATTCGGTACAGGCGCAGTAAAAGTAACTCCCGCACATGATCCAAATGACTTTGCAATAGGCATGCGGCATGCCCTGCCTTCAATTGTTGTTATGGACGAAGATGGAACTATGAATATTAATGCGGGAGATTACAATGGACAGGATCGTTTTGAGTGCAGAACCGCATTGGTAGAAGATTTAAAATTAAGAAAGCACATCGATAGAATTATCCCTCACAAACATTCCGTAGGCCACTGTTACCGATGCCAAACCGTCATTGAACCGTATTTTTCGAATCAATGGTTTGTTAAAATGCGCCCTCTTGCAGATGCTGCAATACAAGCGAGTTTAAACAAATCAGTCACTTTTTACCCGGAACGCTGGGAAAAAGTTTATTTAAGCTGGTTAGATAACGTAAGAGATTGGTGTATATCAAGGCAAATCTGGTGGGGACACCGCATACCCGCATGGTATTGCTACGACTGTGGTGCTATTTCCGTTTCAACTGGGGATATAAATCAATGCACAAAATGCAGCAGCCCCCGCCTTAAACAGGACGAGGATGTTCTTGATACATGGTTTAGTTCGGCGCTTTGGCCTTTTTCAACATTAGGTTGGCCCAAAGAAACTCCGGAATTGGCATATTACTACCCAACATCAACCCTTGTCACCGATAGAGGCATTATCTATTTCTGGGTGGCGCGCATGGTTATGATGGGAATTGAGATGGTGAAACAGGTTCCTTTTTCGCACGTATATATTCACGGAACAATTCTCGACGAACAGGGAAGAAAAATGAGCAAATCCCTGGGTAATGGCATAGACCCGCTTCTCATGATTGACCGTTATGGCGCGGACGCCGTGCGTTTCTCAATTATTATTCTTACCACAGAAGGGCAAGACGTCAAACTATCTGAAAGCAAATTCGAGATGGGGAGAAATTTTACCAATAAGCTTTGGAATGCGGCTCGCTTCATATTTATGAATCTAAGTGAAGAAAACCCCGAAGAAATAACCTATGATATAACGACACTTCCGTTTGAAGATAAATGGATTCATAGCCGTTTAAATACTACAATTGAAGAATGCACTGCTTCTTTAGACCAATATAAATTTAACGATGCTGCAATGAAAATGTACGATTTCACATGGCATACATTCTGTGACTGGTATTTGGAAATAGTTAAACATCGTTTAAACAACGCTAACAATAGAATCGACAAAAAAAATGCTCAAACAACTCTTGCAATTATATTTGGCAAAACGTTACATTTACTGCACCCCTTTATCCCATTTATCACTGAAGAACTATGGAATAATTTAACCCGTATTGCTCAGCATAACAAAATTGCACTTCAAATTGGTGGGACAGGTAGTTCTCTTGTAACAAGCCGGTGTCCAATATTCAGTAAACAATTTGCAGATGATACTTCTGAACACATTATGCCTGTCCTGCAGGACATAATAAGAGCTATCAGAAATATACGCAGCAAAATGGATATTAAGGATAAGCAAAGATTAAAGGCAGTAATTTCTTACCCCCGGGATTTTGTATACGGTTTGCATGAACATACAAATATGTTAAAGAGAATGGCGAATCTTGAAGAATTGGATATGGGGATTGAATTGCAGAAACCAAGCCATTCTGCAAGTGAAGTAATTGGAAATCTTCAGGTCTTCGTATTACTTGCCGGCATATTGGACCCGCTTGCAGAAAAAGACCGGCAGTTAAAGCACTTGAAACAATTGGAAAACCATCTGACCATTATACGCCGTAAACTTAATAATGAAAATTTTGTAGCAAAAGCACCACCGCAAATCGTCGAAACAGAACGGAAAAAAGAAGATGATCTACAAGTGCAAATAGAAAAAGTTAAACACATTTTATTAAATATTGGATAA